The following proteins are co-located in the Penaeus vannamei isolate JL-2024 chromosome 34, ASM4276789v1, whole genome shotgun sequence genome:
- the LOC138859247 gene encoding uncharacterized protein, with amino-acid sequence MNMNVKANANVNVNKNNSPKPPETSSPKPLKNSSPKPPKTSPPKTLKTSPPKPLKDISPKPLKDISPKPLKTSSPNPSKNSPPKPLKNSSPKPPKTSPPKPSQKNSSPKPLKTSPPKPPKTSPPKPLKTSPPNPPKTSPPKPLKTSPPKPAASSPPKPLKTSPTQATKDQSTQATKDQSRPNPPKTTTKDQSTQPTKDQSTQAFKDQSTQAFKDQSTQATKDQSTQPTKDQSTQDFKDQSTQATKDQSTQATKDQSTQPTKDQSTQAFKDQSTQATKDHPPKPPKTSPPNPPKTSPPKPLKTSPPKPLKTSPPKPSKNNSPKPKTSPPKPLKNNSPKPSKKNNSPKPPENSSPKPLKNSSPKPPENSSPKPLKNSPPNPPKTSPPKPLKTSPPNPPKTKIDQSTGYQHQTPVHTNQIKDQLTQPTKDQFTQAFKDQSTQATKDQSTQATKDQSTQPTKDQSTQAFKDQSTQATKDQSTQATKDQSTQPTKDQSTQAFKDQSTQATKDQSTQATKDQLTQPIKDQFTQALNPFLRDLRCSPSAMRGRDRHPSP; translated from the exons AAGAACAATTCACCTAAGCCACCAGAGACCAGTTCACCCAAGCCTTTAAAGAACAGCTCACCCAAACCACCAAAGACCAGTCCACCCAAGACTTTAAAGACCAGTCCACCCAAGCCTTTAAAGGACATTTCACCCAAGCCTTTAAAGGACATTTCACCCAAACCTTTAAAGACCAGCTCACCCAACCCATCAAAGAACAGTCCACCCAAGCCTTTAAAGAACAGCTCACCGAAGCCACCAAAGACCAGTCCACCCAAACCATCGCAGAAGAACAGTTCACCCAAGCCTTTAAAGACCAGTCCACCCAAGCCACCAAAGACCAGTCCACCCAAGCCTTTAAAGACCagtccacccaacccaccaaagACCAGTCCACCCAAGCCTTTAAAGACCAGTCCACCCAAGCCTGCAGCATCTAGTCCACCCAAGCCTTTAAAGACCAGTCCCACCCAAGCCACCAAAGACCAGTCCACCCAAGCCACCAAAGACCAGTCCCGCCCCAACCCACCAAAGACCA CCACCAAAGACCagtccacccaacccaccaaagaccagtccacccaagcctttaaagaccagtccacccaagcctttaaagaccagtccacccaagccaccaaagaccagtccacccaacccaccaaagACCAGTCCACCCAAGACTTTAAAGACCAGTCCACCCAAGCCACCAAAGACCAGTCCACCCAAGCCACCAAAGACCagtccacccaacccaccaaagaccagtccacccaagcctttaaagaccagtccacccaagccaccaaagacca tccacccaagccaccaaagaccagtccacccaacccaccaaagACCAGTCCACCCAAGCCTTTAAAGACCAGTCCACCCAAGCCTTTAAAGACCAGTCCACCCAAGCCATCAAAGAACAATTCACCCAAGCCTAAGACCAGTCCACCCAAGCCTTTAAAGAACAATTCACCCAAACCATCGAAGAAGAACAATTCACCCAAGCCACCAGAGAACAGCTCACCCAAGCCTTTAAAGAACAGTTCACCGAAGCCACCAGAGAACAGCTCCCCCAAGCCTTTAAAGAACagtccacccaacccaccaaagaccagtccacccaagcctttaaagaccagtccacccaacccaccaaagacca AGATAGACCAGTCCACTGGTTACCAGCATCAGACCCCAGTCCACACCAACCAAATTAAAGACCAgctcacccaacccaccaaagACCAGTTCACCCAAGCCTTTAAAGACCAGTCCACCCAAGCCACCAAAGACCAGTCCACCCAAGCCACCAAAGACCagtccacccaacccaccaaagaccagtccacccaagcctttaaagaccagtccacccaagccaccaaagaccagtccacccaagccaccaaagaccagtccacccaacccaccaaagACCAGTCCACCCAAGCCTTTAAAGACCAGTCCACCCAAGCCACCAAAGACCAGTCCACCCAAGCCACCAAAGACCAGCTCACCCAACCCATCAAAGACCAGTTCACCCAAGCCCTCAACCCTTTCCTCCGCGACCTTCGCTGCTCCCCCTCCGCCATGAGGGGACGGGACCGCCATCCATCACCATGA